The Callithrix jacchus isolate 240 chromosome X, calJac240_pri, whole genome shotgun sequence genome contains a region encoding:
- the WDR13 gene encoding WD repeat-containing protein 13 isoform X5, which produces MRLRDSHALGRMPIDSLWAQQLSLIAGGHLAWSLRKGGETEGTCSRGRRRQRKRPGNGRGVAASLSSGREFRTQYIRRRSQLLRENAKAGHPPALRRQYLRLRGQLLGQRYGPLSEPGSARAYSNSIVRSSRTTLDRMEDFEDDPRALGARGHRRSVSRGSYQLQAQMNRAVYEDRPPGSVVPTSAAEASRAMAGDTSLSENYAFAGMYHVFDQHVDEAVPRVRFANDDRHRLACCSLDGSISLCQLVPAPPTVLRVLRGHTRGVSDFAWSLSNDILVSTSLDATMRIWASEDGRCIREIPDPDGAELLCCTFQPVNNNLTVVGNAKHNVHVMNISTGKKVKGGSSKLTGRVLALSFDAPGRLLWAGDDRGSIFSFLFDMATGKLTKAKRLVVHEGSPVTSISARSWVSREARDPSLLINACLNKLLLYRVVDNEGTLQLKRSFPIEQSSHPVRSIFCPLMSFRQGACVASVWD; this is translated from the exons ATGCGCCTGCGAGACTCCCACGCCCTGGGAAGGATGCCTATCGATTCGCTCTGGGCTCAGCAGCTCTCGCTGATAGCAGGCGGCCATCTTGCCTGGAGCctgagaaagggaggagagaCAGAAGGAACCT GCTCCCGCGGGCGGAGGCGCCAGAGGAAGAGGCCAGGGAATGGCCGCGGTGTGGCAGCAAGTCTTAGCAGTGGACGCGAG TTTCGGACGCAGTATATCCGCCGGCGCAGCCAGCTGCTGCGGGAGAATGCCAAGGCTGGGCACCCCCCAGCACTGCGTCGGCAGTACCTGAGGCTTCGGGGGCAGCTGCTGGGCCAGCGCTACGGTCCCCTCTCTGAGCCAGGCAGTGCTCGTGCCTATAGCAACAGCATCGTCCGCAGTAGCCGCACTACACTTGACCGCATGGAG GACTTTGAGGATGATCCTCGGGCCCTGGGGGCTCGTGGGCACCGCCGTTCTGTCAGCCGAGGCTCCTACCAGCTGCAAGCACAGATGAACCGTGCCGTCTATGAGGACAG GCCCCCTGGCAGCGTGGTGCCCACGTCAGCGGCAGAAGCAAGCCGGGCCATGGCCGGAGACACATCACTGAGCGAGAACTATGCCTTTGCAGGCATGTACCATGTTTTTGACCAGCACGTGGATGAAGCAG TTCCACGAGTGCGCTTCGCCAATGATGACCGGCACCGCCTGGCCTGCTGCTCACTCGACGGCAGCATCTCCCTGTGCCAGCTGGTGCCCGCCCCGCCCACAGTGCTTCGTGTCCTACGGGGCCACACCCGTGGTGTCTCCGACTTTGCCTGGTCCCTCTCCAATGACATCCTCGTGTCCACCTCACTTGATGCTACCATGCGCATCTGGGCCTCTGAGGATGGCCGCTGCATCCGGGAGATCCCTGACCCCGATGGTGCTGAACTGCTCTGCTGTACCTTCCAGCCTGTCAACAACAACCTCACCGTG GTGGGGAACGCCAAGCACAACGTGCATGTCATGAACATCTCCACCGGCAAGAAAGTGAAGGGGGGCTCCAGCAAGCTGACGGGCCGTGTTCTTGCTCTGTCCTTTGATGCCCCTGGCCGGCTGCTCTGGGCGGGTGATGACCGTGGCAgtatcttctccttcctcttcgaCATGGCCACGG GGAAGCTGACCAAAGCCAAGCGTCTAGTGGTGCATGAGGGGAGTCCTGTGACCAGCATCTCAGCCCGGTCCTGGGTCAGCCGCGAGGCCCGGGACCCCTCACTGCTCATCAATGCTTGCCTCAACAAGTTGCTGCTCTACAG